The region TCGAGGCCGGGAAGACCGTGCCTGCCTCGACCGTGGCGTCGCCGTCGGGCAGATAGGTCACCTTGATGTCACCCACGTCGATCGACTCGAGGGGTGCGGGTCGTGCGGACATGGTGGTCCTCTCCTGATCTGAGATGTCCGGCGGGAGACCCGTCAGCCGGCCAGGGCCCCGAGCACCGGCTTGAACGGGAAGATCTGGCTGTCCACGACCACGCCCTGCGCGACGTAGGGGTCGCCCTCGAGCAGGGACTTCAACTCGGTCCGGTCGCCGGCCTCGACGACGAGGATGCCGCCGGTGCCGTCCTCGAAGGGGCCCGCCACGCGCACCACGCCGGCGGCCACCTGCTCCTTGAGGTACGCGC is a window of Pseudonocardia sp. T1-2H DNA encoding:
- a CDS encoding YciI family protein, which codes for MAFFTVVWKYTDDAELIETARGPHGAYLKEQVAAGVVRVAGPFEDGTGGILVVEAGDRTELKSLLEGDPYVAQGVVVDSQIFPFKPVLGALAG